A window of the Streptomyces albireticuli genome harbors these coding sequences:
- a CDS encoding 3-oxoacyl-ACP synthase III family protein: MSDTRRARLAAAAVHLPPRYRTMAAIRERIAASGGAYVPPVGLLEDLTGVRGVHVRDEGVQASDLAVAAAAKALEAAGAGTDDVDLLLFAATSHDLLEPATAHIVAAKLGLVCPVFDIKNACNSVLNAVETACAFIAVGRYRTVLIACGETLTETTRWRLPDHEALLRAMPGYTVSDAGAALVLTAGPAGERDPGVLSLAFGGDSTAWEACTLAGGGSLHGRSTDDEHTTVRLNGSLLHDAFDVLPLALEVFAHREMEAVRASAFIAFHQISMPQFLDTSAKLCLPADRCLATVAEHGNCGAASLPLQLVAAQESERVEPGDLVGLIGLASGACFGVVQVRL, translated from the coding sequence GTGTCTGACACCCGGCGTGCCCGTCTGGCGGCGGCAGCGGTCCACCTGCCGCCCCGCTACCGGACCATGGCCGCCATCCGGGAGCGGATCGCGGCCTCGGGCGGGGCCTACGTCCCTCCCGTCGGGCTGCTGGAAGACCTCACCGGAGTGCGCGGGGTCCATGTGCGCGACGAGGGCGTCCAGGCGTCCGACCTCGCGGTGGCGGCCGCCGCCAAGGCGCTGGAAGCGGCGGGTGCCGGCACCGACGACGTCGACCTGCTGCTGTTCGCCGCCACCAGCCACGACCTCCTCGAACCGGCGACCGCGCACATCGTGGCCGCCAAACTCGGCCTCGTCTGCCCGGTGTTCGACATCAAGAACGCCTGCAACAGCGTGCTCAACGCGGTGGAGACGGCATGCGCCTTCATCGCCGTGGGCCGGTACCGCACCGTGCTGATCGCCTGTGGCGAGACGCTCACGGAAACCACCCGCTGGCGCCTGCCCGACCACGAGGCACTCCTGCGGGCCATGCCCGGCTACACCGTCTCCGACGCCGGCGCCGCCCTCGTCCTGACCGCCGGCCCCGCGGGGGAACGCGACCCCGGCGTGCTCTCCCTGGCCTTCGGCGGGGACTCCACGGCCTGGGAAGCCTGCACCCTGGCCGGGGGCGGCTCGCTGCACGGCCGCTCCACCGACGACGAGCACACCACCGTCCGGCTCAACGGCAGCCTGCTGCACGACGCGTTCGACGTCCTGCCCCTCGCGCTGGAGGTCTTCGCGCACCGCGAGATGGAGGCGGTCCGCGCGAGCGCGTTCATCGCCTTCCACCAGATATCGATGCCCCAGTTCCTCGACACGTCGGCCAAGCTCTGCCTGCCCGCCGACCGCTGCCTGGCCACCGTGGCCGAGCACGGCAACTGCGGAGCCGCCTCCCTGCCCCTGCAACTGGTCGCGGCCCAGGAGTCCGAGCGGGTGGAGCCGGGGGACCTGGTGGGACTGATCGGCCTGGCCAGCGGAGCCTGCTTCGGCGTCGTCCAGGTGCGGCTGTGA
- a CDS encoding glycoside hydrolase family 19 protein, protein MKRNRFVTLLLAVLALVGTALLVPTGTASAAGPCDNASNWTAGTWYPAGTVVRYTDGKYYVAEHDNPGYDPLISTWYWDPYTCQGGGNPGTGKFPVTEAQFQQMFPGRNSFYTYNGLIAALAAYPGFAGTGSDQVKRQEAAAFLANVDHETGGLVHIVEQNTANYPHYCDRNQPYGCPAGQSAYYGRGPLQLSWNFNYKAAGDALGINLLNNPSLVQTDAAVSWKTALWYWNTQRGPGTMTPHDAMVNSRGFGETIRSINGAAECDGRNPAQVQSRVNSYQRFAQMLGAAPGGSLYC, encoded by the coding sequence GTGAAAAGAAACCGCTTCGTCACCTTGCTGCTGGCCGTACTGGCTCTGGTCGGTACGGCCCTCCTCGTACCGACCGGCACGGCGAGTGCCGCCGGCCCGTGCGACAACGCTTCCAACTGGACGGCCGGAACCTGGTATCCGGCGGGCACGGTCGTCCGGTACACGGACGGTAAGTACTACGTCGCCGAGCACGACAATCCCGGCTACGACCCGCTCATCAGCACGTGGTACTGGGATCCGTACACCTGTCAGGGCGGCGGGAACCCGGGGACCGGGAAGTTCCCCGTGACGGAGGCCCAGTTCCAGCAGATGTTCCCGGGGCGGAACTCCTTCTACACGTACAACGGGCTGATCGCGGCGCTGGCCGCGTACCCGGGATTCGCCGGCACCGGCAGTGACCAGGTCAAGCGGCAGGAGGCCGCGGCCTTCCTGGCCAACGTCGACCACGAGACCGGGGGCCTGGTCCACATCGTGGAGCAGAACACGGCGAACTATCCCCACTACTGCGACCGGAACCAGCCCTACGGCTGCCCGGCCGGCCAGTCCGCCTATTACGGCCGAGGTCCGCTCCAGCTCAGCTGGAACTTCAACTACAAGGCCGCGGGCGACGCCCTCGGAATCAACCTGCTGAACAACCCGTCGCTCGTCCAGACCGACGCGGCCGTCTCCTGGAAAACCGCCCTGTGGTACTGGAACACCCAGCGCGGTCCCGGCACCATGACGCCGCACGACGCGATGGTCAACAGCCGTGGATTCGGGGAGACCATCCGCAGCATCAACGGCGCCGCGGAGTGCGACGGGCGCAACCCCGCCCAGGTGCAGAGCCGGGTGAACAGCTACCAGCGATTCGCCCAGATGCTGGGTGCGGCTCCGGGCGGCAGCCTCTACTGCTGA
- a CDS encoding type I polyketide synthase, translated as MGQRDRAVAVVGAGLRLPGGITDLAGLWAALTEGRDLVGEVPADRFDKTRFVDPGTVRAGRSYTAAGGFLDDVARFDPGYFGIAPKEALFVDPQQRLLLEMAAEALDDAGIPAESLAGSDTCVYIGVSDPAYGQFVMLQENHTSPYAMSGGTLSIAANRLSYCFDLRGPSMAVDTACSSALVALDRACRTLLDGTSRTALAGGVNVLVGPYAFAGFSHAGMLSRRGRCAAFSADADGFVRAEGGGVVVLKPLADALADGDRIHAVIAGTGTNCDGRTQGMALPSSHAQEALLRAVYERAGVEPDDLVYFEAHGTGTPAGDPAEAAAIGRALGRRRTRGPLPIGSVKSNVGHLEPAAGMPGLLKALLVLRHGTAPATLHARPLNPAIDFAGLGLAPTVEPIGLDVGERAAVGVNSFGFGGANAHAVLTPPPAPPEGHRPRTGATLPVVVSARSAAALRELAGRISARLREAAPEEFYDLARTSTLRRSAHPHRAAVLADGPERAAEEFGRLLAGTPAAGALARTADRSTVAYVFSGNASQWPGMAADLLAADAVFRAAVEEADAALVPHLGWSVARELAAPDPAAWRRTEIAQPVLFAVQTGLAALFAAQGLRPSAVTGHSVGEVAAAHVAGALTLDDAARVIAERSRAQGVTAGSGRMAAVGLSEAEALGALARYEGALELAGINSDRDVTVAGDPRALAALGAELGARDVFFRELDLDHAFHSRAMDPIADPLRAALAGLAPAAARVPFVSTVTGTPLPGDALTAGYWWRNVREPVRFAAAVAHVVAEHAGILLEIGPHPVLRPYLRRAGAAYVPTLRRAGDGPREVAAAVAELIATGAAVDWPAHFPVPGRVADLPAYPWQRERYWHGAPQDMVVRTSGTGRLDHPLLGERLPAPHALWESAVEPQLTPWLGDHRIARTVLMPAAGYLEMALSAGRLALGRPAEVRHLQIFRPLALGWPDPEGVRLQTAVTPADGALTISSGQGRGDACEPVVRAEVRTLLGAAPAPLDPEALRARCPRTVAAADFYRTCHRVGLGVGPAFQLLGEVHVGEGELLASYRHEEPGAPYTVHPVVLDGPLQATVALVEEWMDSGRAYLPSVFGAVRVWRTPAPTGFAHLRQRARTENEFCWDITYADEDGTVTAQIEGCRTRRMDNTDHTPVTVQRTVLRAAPLPLSPAAPSPLPPPAALLAAVEDRVSAARAALRESGHDRCAAATEEAGAHCWAAALAGLLTDPAATFTPGELVAGGLRPQHRRLVRLMLPLVARHGLAEPVDGGRWRLTRTVPRPGELLRRLVEDHPACAAETVLVNRQLRHLPEVLRGTTAAAELLPPGDPMVEQLHATAPARRFTHRVAMALVAETVRRWPGDRPLRVLEAGVGTHALTAALLPLLPADRTRFTCTDATAAGFARAGHRFAAHDFVDHRVLALDSDPLSQGFPDGGFDLVVAGDALHTATDLTATLGHVRSLLSPGGLLLATEPHDTWRTALVLGAAEAFWQRGDHALRPENRLLARERWLPLLATCGFTGAVRTGVEDRSVLLASADRPPADGPAPPAPDPGAAWLVATEGRDEVPLARALAELLGDAPVVAAPEDPAAWDAALPSGDAAPGVVLLLSTDASAEAVALTTRRAAVLRALSAARSGEIGGVWLVTRPSGLFPAPERPAHPADAAVWGAARVLANERPGLSLRRISLDRSGAPAADARRLAHELLAPGDEDEIVLTRGGRFVPRQLQRPADRPDAVPGPASYVLEVRDPGLSRRLVWRRTALPRPGPGQILVEVRAVGLNYRDPMRANGLLPPEAVEGTPLSRGLGTDCAGVVRATGPGVTTLTPGDRVLGPMPASLASHTVTPAATSLRLPDGMSYAEAATFPVAFLTVHHTLAEQARTFPGETVLVHGSAGAVGLAVLQSARLLGLHVIATAGTEAKRDLLRTLGAAHVLDSRSLDFVPRVRELTGGRGVDIVVNSLSGEAIAHGLGLLRPNGRFIELGKRDIFLNNPLLLRPFHHSLTFLGFNLDSVMFDPLRCPPLLREVADRIVRGTYRPLLHTVHPAARVDEAFRLLQHSQHTGKVVVAFDPLDEPVPVEPALAVPLLDPDGTYLVTGGLGGFGAATAGWLADRGARHLALVSRRGADAPEAAETLARLAERGADATAYAADVTDGTAMRRVVEAVDATGHRLRGIVHCAMHLDDALLADLSDERFAAVLSPKIAGADVLERLTADRGPDVGLFLLYSSVVASIGNPGQAPYAAANAYLEALARARRHAGRPGTAIAWGPISGTGYVARNDLGASMAHLGFEPLAPTEAFAAADHLVATGTDVSGVGRYRWGRARRALPALAAPRYAALVPAGAAESDDSREEFLRHLATLSPEDAVHAVTEALTRVFATVLRADPAELDADRRLEEFGLDSLMSTEFLLRTREHFGVQLSPTELIGGPRTLAQFARLVHERLGATGTAD; from the coding sequence ATGGGACAGCGTGACCGCGCGGTGGCTGTGGTGGGTGCGGGCCTGCGGCTGCCCGGTGGGATCACCGACCTGGCCGGGCTGTGGGCGGCCCTGACCGAGGGCCGCGACCTGGTCGGCGAGGTCCCGGCGGACCGCTTCGACAAGACCCGCTTCGTGGACCCGGGGACCGTGCGCGCCGGGCGGAGCTACACGGCCGCCGGCGGGTTCCTCGACGACGTGGCGCGCTTCGACCCGGGCTACTTCGGCATCGCGCCCAAAGAGGCCCTGTTCGTCGACCCGCAGCAGCGGCTGCTGCTGGAGATGGCGGCCGAGGCGCTGGACGACGCCGGGATCCCCGCCGAGTCCCTCGCCGGCTCGGACACCTGCGTCTACATCGGCGTCTCCGACCCGGCCTACGGCCAGTTCGTCATGCTCCAGGAGAACCACACCAGCCCCTACGCCATGAGCGGCGGCACCCTGTCGATCGCCGCGAACCGCCTGTCGTACTGCTTCGACCTGCGCGGGCCGAGCATGGCGGTCGACACCGCCTGCTCCTCGGCCCTGGTGGCCCTCGACCGGGCCTGCCGGACGCTGCTGGACGGCACCAGCCGCACCGCCCTGGCCGGCGGGGTCAACGTGCTGGTCGGGCCCTACGCCTTCGCCGGCTTCTCGCACGCGGGCATGCTGTCGCGGCGCGGCCGGTGCGCGGCCTTCTCCGCCGACGCCGACGGCTTCGTGCGCGCCGAGGGCGGGGGCGTCGTCGTCCTCAAGCCGCTGGCCGACGCGCTGGCCGACGGCGACCGGATCCACGCGGTGATCGCCGGCACGGGCACCAACTGCGACGGCCGCACCCAGGGCATGGCCCTGCCCAGTTCCCACGCCCAGGAGGCGCTGCTGCGCGCGGTGTACGAGAGGGCGGGGGTGGAGCCGGACGACCTGGTGTACTTCGAGGCGCACGGCACGGGCACCCCGGCCGGTGACCCGGCGGAGGCGGCCGCCATCGGGCGCGCCCTGGGGCGGCGGCGGACGCGGGGGCCGCTGCCCATCGGCTCGGTCAAGTCCAACGTGGGCCACCTGGAACCGGCCGCCGGGATGCCGGGCCTGCTCAAGGCGCTGCTGGTGCTGCGGCACGGTACGGCCCCGGCGACGCTGCACGCCCGTCCGCTGAACCCCGCCATCGACTTCGCGGGGCTCGGCCTCGCCCCCACCGTCGAGCCCATCGGGCTGGACGTGGGCGAGCGGGCCGCGGTGGGCGTCAACTCCTTCGGTTTCGGCGGGGCCAACGCCCACGCCGTGCTCACCCCGCCGCCCGCCCCGCCGGAGGGCCACCGGCCGCGCACCGGGGCCACCCTGCCGGTGGTGGTCTCGGCCCGTTCGGCCGCGGCGCTGCGGGAGCTGGCCGGGCGGATCTCGGCCCGGTTGCGCGAGGCCGCCCCCGAGGAGTTCTACGACCTGGCCCGCACCAGCACGCTGCGCCGCAGCGCGCACCCGCACCGCGCGGCCGTCCTCGCCGACGGGCCGGAGCGTGCGGCGGAGGAGTTCGGCCGGCTCCTCGCCGGGACGCCCGCCGCCGGGGCGCTGGCGCGTACGGCCGACCGCTCCACGGTGGCCTACGTCTTCTCCGGCAACGCCTCGCAATGGCCGGGCATGGCCGCGGATCTGCTGGCCGCCGACGCCGTCTTCCGGGCCGCCGTGGAGGAGGCGGACGCCGCCCTGGTCCCGCACCTGGGCTGGTCGGTGGCGCGGGAGCTGGCCGCGCCGGACCCGGCGGCCTGGCGGCGCACCGAGATCGCCCAGCCCGTCCTGTTCGCCGTGCAGACCGGCCTGGCCGCGCTGTTCGCCGCGCAGGGGCTGCGTCCCTCGGCGGTGACCGGGCACAGCGTCGGTGAGGTGGCCGCCGCCCATGTGGCCGGAGCGCTGACCCTGGACGACGCGGCCCGGGTGATCGCCGAACGAAGCCGCGCCCAGGGGGTGACGGCGGGGTCCGGCCGGATGGCGGCCGTCGGGCTGTCCGAGGCGGAGGCCCTCGGGGCGCTGGCCCGTTACGAGGGTGCGCTGGAGCTGGCCGGGATCAACAGCGACCGGGACGTCACCGTCGCGGGCGACCCGCGGGCCCTGGCCGCCCTGGGCGCCGAACTGGGCGCCCGGGACGTCTTCTTCCGCGAGCTGGACCTCGACCACGCCTTCCACAGCCGGGCCATGGACCCGATCGCGGACCCGCTGCGTGCCGCGCTGGCCGGGCTGGCCCCGGCCGCGGCCCGGGTGCCGTTCGTCTCGACCGTCACCGGCACCCCGCTGCCGGGGGACGCGCTGACCGCCGGCTACTGGTGGCGCAACGTACGCGAGCCGGTCCGCTTCGCCGCGGCCGTCGCCCACGTCGTCGCGGAACACGCGGGCATCCTCCTGGAGATCGGCCCGCACCCGGTGCTCCGGCCCTATCTGCGGCGCGCCGGCGCCGCCTACGTCCCCACCCTGCGCCGGGCCGGCGACGGGCCGCGGGAAGTGGCCGCGGCCGTCGCCGAGCTGATCGCCACGGGTGCGGCCGTGGACTGGCCGGCGCACTTCCCCGTCCCGGGCCGGGTGGCCGACCTGCCGGCCTACCCGTGGCAGCGCGAGCGGTACTGGCACGGGGCCCCGCAGGACATGGTCGTGCGCACCAGCGGCACCGGCCGGCTCGACCATCCGCTGCTGGGCGAGCGGCTCCCGGCCCCCCACGCGCTGTGGGAGAGCGCCGTCGAGCCGCAGCTGACGCCCTGGCTGGGCGACCACCGGATCGCGCGGACGGTGCTGATGCCGGCCGCCGGGTACCTGGAGATGGCCCTGTCGGCCGGGCGACTGGCGCTGGGCCGCCCGGCGGAGGTGCGGCATCTTCAGATCTTCCGGCCACTGGCCCTGGGCTGGCCCGACCCGGAGGGCGTGCGCCTCCAGACGGCCGTGACCCCGGCCGACGGCGCGCTGACCATCAGCAGCGGCCAGGGCCGCGGCGACGCGTGCGAGCCGGTCGTACGGGCCGAGGTCCGCACCCTGCTCGGGGCGGCCCCCGCACCGCTGGACCCGGAGGCGCTGCGCGCGCGGTGCCCCCGTACGGTCGCCGCCGCGGACTTCTACCGCACCTGCCACCGCGTCGGCCTCGGTGTCGGACCGGCGTTCCAGCTGCTGGGCGAGGTGCACGTGGGCGAGGGCGAGCTGCTGGCCTCCTACCGGCACGAGGAGCCCGGCGCCCCGTACACCGTCCACCCCGTGGTGCTGGACGGCCCGCTCCAGGCCACGGTCGCGCTGGTCGAGGAGTGGATGGACAGCGGCCGGGCCTACCTGCCCTCGGTGTTCGGCGCGGTGCGGGTCTGGCGCACCCCCGCGCCGACGGGCTTCGCGCACCTGCGCCAACGCGCCCGCACCGAGAACGAGTTCTGCTGGGACATCACCTACGCCGACGAGGACGGCACCGTCACGGCACAGATCGAGGGCTGCCGCACCCGCCGGATGGACAACACCGACCACACACCGGTGACCGTCCAGCGCACCGTCCTGCGCGCCGCACCGCTCCCCCTGTCGCCCGCCGCCCCCTCCCCGCTGCCGCCGCCCGCCGCTCTGCTGGCGGCCGTCGAGGACCGCGTCTCCGCCGCGCGTGCGGCGCTGCGCGAGAGCGGCCACGACCGCTGCGCCGCCGCGACCGAGGAGGCCGGGGCCCACTGCTGGGCGGCCGCCCTCGCCGGGCTGCTCACCGACCCGGCCGCCACCTTCACCCCGGGCGAGCTCGTCGCCGGGGGGCTGCGGCCCCAGCACCGGCGGCTGGTCCGCCTGATGCTCCCGCTCGTGGCGCGCCACGGGCTGGCCGAGCCCGTGGACGGCGGCCGGTGGCGGCTCACCCGCACCGTGCCGCGCCCGGGCGAGCTGCTGCGGAGGCTGGTGGAGGACCACCCGGCCTGCGCCGCCGAAACCGTCCTGGTCAACCGGCAGCTGCGCCACCTGCCCGAAGTGCTGCGCGGCACCACCGCGGCGGCGGAACTCCTGCCTCCCGGGGACCCCATGGTCGAGCAGCTCCACGCGACCGCGCCCGCCCGCCGCTTCACCCACCGCGTCGCCATGGCGCTCGTGGCCGAGACCGTCCGGCGGTGGCCCGGGGACCGCCCGCTGCGGGTGCTGGAGGCCGGCGTCGGCACCCATGCCCTCACCGCGGCCCTGCTGCCCCTGCTCCCGGCCGACCGCACCCGTTTCACCTGCACCGATGCCACGGCGGCCGGTTTCGCCCGGGCCGGGCACCGCTTCGCCGCCCATGACTTCGTCGACCACCGCGTCCTCGCCCTGGACAGCGACCCGCTCTCCCAGGGCTTCCCCGACGGCGGCTTCGACCTGGTCGTCGCCGGGGACGCGCTGCACACCGCCACCGATCTGACGGCCACGCTGGGGCACGTCCGCAGCCTCCTCTCCCCCGGTGGTCTGCTGCTCGCCACCGAGCCGCACGACACCTGGCGTACGGCCCTCGTCCTCGGGGCGGCCGAGGCGTTCTGGCAGCGCGGCGACCACGCGCTGCGCCCGGAGAACCGGCTGCTCGCCCGGGAGAGGTGGCTGCCGCTGCTGGCCACGTGCGGCTTCACGGGCGCGGTCCGTACGGGTGTCGAGGACCGCTCCGTCCTGCTGGCGTCCGCCGACCGTCCGCCGGCGGACGGACCCGCGCCACCCGCGCCGGATCCGGGCGCCGCCTGGCTCGTCGCGACCGAGGGCCGCGACGAGGTCCCCCTCGCCCGGGCACTGGCCGAGCTGCTCGGCGACGCCCCTGTCGTCGCCGCCCCCGAGGACCCGGCCGCCTGGGACGCCGCCCTGCCCTCCGGGGATGCCGCGCCCGGCGTCGTCCTGTTGCTCTCCACGGACGCCTCCGCGGAGGCGGTCGCCCTGACGACCCGTCGCGCCGCCGTCCTTCGCGCGCTGAGCGCCGCCCGCTCCGGGGAGATCGGCGGGGTGTGGCTGGTCACCCGTCCCAGCGGGCTGTTCCCCGCGCCCGAGCGCCCCGCCCACCCGGCCGATGCCGCGGTGTGGGGCGCCGCCCGTGTCCTGGCCAACGAGCGCCCCGGCCTGTCCCTGCGCCGGATCTCCCTGGACCGCTCCGGCGCCCCTGCCGCGGACGCCCGCCGGCTGGCCCACGAGCTGCTCGCGCCGGGCGACGAGGACGAGATCGTCCTCACCCGGGGCGGCCGCTTCGTCCCCCGCCAGCTCCAGCGCCCGGCCGACCGTCCGGACGCCGTTCCCGGCCCCGCCTCGTACGTCCTGGAGGTGCGCGACCCCGGGCTCTCCCGCCGGCTCGTCTGGCGCCGGACCGCCTTGCCGCGGCCGGGCCCCGGCCAGATCCTCGTCGAGGTCCGGGCCGTCGGCCTCAACTACCGCGACCCGATGCGGGCCAACGGGCTGCTGCCGCCCGAGGCCGTCGAAGGCACCCCGCTCAGCCGCGGGCTGGGCACCGACTGCGCGGGCGTCGTCCGCGCCACGGGACCCGGGGTCACCACGCTCACGCCGGGTGACCGGGTGCTCGGGCCGATGCCCGCGTCACTGGCCTCGCACACCGTCACGCCGGCCGCCACGTCACTGCGCCTCCCGGACGGCATGAGCTACGCCGAGGCCGCGACCTTCCCGGTGGCGTTCCTGACCGTCCACCACACCCTCGCCGAGCAGGCCCGGACCTTCCCCGGAGAGACGGTCCTGGTGCACGGCAGTGCCGGGGCGGTGGGCCTGGCCGTCCTCCAGAGCGCCCGGCTTCTGGGCCTCCACGTCATCGCCACCGCGGGCACCGAGGCCAAGCGCGATCTGCTGCGCACCCTCGGCGCGGCCCACGTACTGGACTCGCGCAGCCTGGACTTCGTCCCACGGGTGCGGGAGCTGACCGGGGGCCGGGGCGTCGACATCGTCGTCAACTCCCTCAGCGGGGAGGCCATCGCGCACGGACTCGGCCTGTTGCGCCCCAACGGCCGCTTCATCGAGCTCGGCAAACGCGACATCTTCCTCAACAATCCGCTTCTGCTGCGCCCCTTCCACCACAGCCTCACCTTTCTCGGCTTCAACCTCGACAGTGTCATGTTCGACCCTCTGCGGTGCCCGCCCCTGCTGCGGGAGGTCGCGGACCGGATCGTCCGCGGCACCTACCGCCCGCTCCTCCACACCGTCCACCCCGCCGCCCGCGTGGACGAGGCGTTCCGGCTGCTCCAGCACTCGCAGCACACCGGCAAGGTGGTCGTCGCCTTCGACCCGCTGGACGAGCCCGTGCCCGTCGAGCCCGCCCTCGCCGTCCCCCTCCTGGACCCGGACGGCACCTACCTCGTCACCGGCGGGCTCGGCGGCTTCGGCGCCGCCACGGCCGGGTGGCTCGCCGACCGGGGCGCCCGGCACCTCGCGCTGGTCTCCCGGCGCGGGGCGGACGCGCCGGAGGCGGCCGAGACCCTCGCCCGGCTGGCCGAGCGCGGCGCCGATGCCACCGCCTACGCCGCCGACGTCACCGACGGGACGGCCATGCGGCGCGTCGTCGAGGCCGTCGACGCCACCGGGCACCGCCTGCGCGGCATCGTCCACTGCGCCATGCACCTCGACGACGCCCTGCTGGCCGACCTCTCCGACGAACGGTTCGCCGCCGTCCTCTCCCCCAAGATCGCCGGAGCGGACGTCCTGGAGCGCCTCACCGCCGACCGCGGTCCGGACGTCGGCCTGTTCCTGCTGTACTCCTCGGTCGTCGCGAGCATCGGCAACCCCGGACAGGCCCCTTACGCCGCCGCGAACGCCTACCTGGAGGCCCTGGCCCGCGCCCGCCGCCACGCCGGCCGCCCGGGCACCGCGATCGCCTGGGGCCCGATCTCCGGAACGGGGTACGTCGCCCGCAACGACCTGGGCGCCTCCATGGCCCACCTCGGCTTCGAACCCCTGGCTCCCACCGAGGCGTTCGCCGCCGCGGACCACCTCGTCGCCACGGGCACCGACGTCTCCGGCGTCGGCCGCTACCGCTGGGGCCGCGCCCGCCGTGCCCTCCCGGCCCTTGCGGCGCCGCGCTACGCCGCCCTCGTCCCGGCCGGTGCCGCGGAATCGGACGACTCGCGCGAAGAGTTCCTGCGCCACCTGGCCACGCTGTCCCCCGAGGATGCCGTGCACGCCGTCACGGAGGCCCTGACCCGCGTCTTCGCCACCGTCCTGCGCGCCGACCCGGCGGAGCTGGACGCGGACCGCCGGCTGGAGGAGTTCGGCCTGGACTCCCTGATGAGCACCGAATTCCTCCTGCGCACCCGCGAACATTTCGGCGTCCAGCTGTCCCCCACCGAACTCATCGGCGGCCCCCGCACGCTGGCGCAGTTCGCACGGCTGGTCCACGAGCGGCTGGGGGCGACCGGTACAGCGGACTGA
- a CDS encoding cysteine/serine endopeptidase inhibitor, with protein sequence MRGIRAVRSAAVVLAAAATGIAVAAGPAAADVPIGQPMNGKMTYYTDKGYGACGTAIDADSQDLVAVSPSWWTSANPNNDPLCKGISIEVSYNGKTIRVPVRDKCLSCDRTHIDLGRPAFQKLAPLDRGVVNGITWKFVR encoded by the coding sequence ATGCGTGGAATCAGAGCTGTGCGCTCCGCGGCTGTCGTCCTGGCCGCCGCGGCCACCGGAATTGCCGTCGCCGCCGGACCGGCGGCCGCCGACGTTCCGATCGGCCAGCCGATGAACGGAAAGATGACCTACTACACCGACAAGGGATACGGCGCCTGCGGAACGGCCATCGACGCGGACTCCCAGGACCTGGTCGCGGTCTCGCCCTCGTGGTGGACCTCCGCCAATCCCAACAACGACCCTCTTTGCAAGGGCATATCAATCGAGGTCAGCTACAACGGCAAGACCATCAGGGTGCCGGTCAGGGACAAGTGCCTCTCCTGCGACCGCACCCACATCGACCTCGGCCGGCCGGCCTTCCAGAAACTGGCACCGCTCGACAGGGGCGTGGTCAACGGCATCACCTGGAAGTTCGTGCGCTGA